A DNA window from bacterium contains the following coding sequences:
- a CDS encoding DUF2249 domain-containing protein, with translation MATLDVRPLMAAGKEPFDAIMAAVGALGPDEELELLAPLDPVPLYAVLGAQGFGHETEALGGGEFRVVFRREVG, from the coding sequence ATGGCGACGTTGGATGTGCGGCCGTTGATGGCAGCCGGCAAGGAACCGTTTGACGCGATCATGGCAGCGGTCGGCGCCCTGGGTCCAGACGAGGAGCTCGAGCTCCTGGCCCCCCTTGACCCGGTGCCCCTGTATGCGGTCCTCGGCGCTCAAGGTTTCGGCCACGAGACCGAGGCCCTCGGTGGCGGAGAATTTCGCGTCGTCTTCCGCCGGGAGGTGGGCTGA
- a CDS encoding ferredoxin family protein: protein MAYVIAQPCIGVKDASCVEVCPVDCIKTDAAADQYYIDPDECIDCGACVDPCPVDAIFPEDEVPPQWTQFIAVNADYFKTAGR from the coding sequence ATGGCTTACGTCATCGCCCAACCCTGCATCGGCGTCAAGGACGCGTCGTGCGTCGAGGTCTGCCCCGTGGACTGCATCAAGACCGACGCCGCCGCCGACCAGTACTACATCGACCCCGACGAGTGCATCGATTGCGGCGCCTGCGTGGATCCCTGCCCGGTCGACGCCATCTTTCCCGAGGACGAGGTCCCACCGCAGTGGACGCAGTTCATCGCCGTCAACGCCGACTACTTCAAGACGGCCGGGAGGTAG
- a CDS encoding DUF59 domain-containing protein, translating into MVEAEAWQQLENVYDPELGVNLVDLGLVYSLAVKAGEVHVRMTLTTPGCPMSDSMPEAVERALLMIPGACKVAVDLVWEPRWVPEMMSERARRELGWM; encoded by the coding sequence ATGGTTGAAGCCGAGGCCTGGCAGCAGCTTGAAAACGTCTATGACCCTGAGCTGGGCGTCAACCTCGTCGACCTCGGCCTCGTCTACTCGCTGGCTGTGAAGGCGGGTGAGGTTCACGTGCGGATGACGCTCACCACCCCGGGCTGCCCGATGAGCGACAGCATGCCGGAGGCGGTCGAAAGGGCGCTCCTGATGATCCCGGGCGCCTGCAAGGTCGCCGTCGACCTGGTCTGGGAGCCCCGCTGGGTGCCCGAGATGATGTCCGAGCGCGCTCGTCGCGAGCTCGGTTGGATGTGA